Genomic DNA from Candidatus Rhabdochlamydia sp. T3358:
CTTTCCCTTAAGATGAGGCAGTTCAGTAAGCGCTTTTTCCACAACAACATATTCTCTAGGGAAAAAGAGTTCTTCGATCAGAACATGTAATAGTTTTTGTCTGATTTTCTCTTCAGGCGTTGCTCGAATAGCAACGCCACGCATCTTGTCAACAAGCCAAGGCTTATGCATTATTCGGGTCGGATAAGACCATAATGGCCGTCCTTACGACGATAGAGAACTTTTAATTTAAGGTCTTCCTCTGCGCGAAAAACCAAAAACTGATCTTGAGAGAGATCTATTCTCATAAGAGCCTCTTCTGTATTAAGTGTCTTAAGCGGTTTCACTTTTGTATCAATAATCATAGGAGGTAAAAGAGCTTGTATTTCTCTTTCTCGATTCTCCTCTTCTATCTCTGCATTAATTTGATCCACTTCAGATTTTTTAAAAATATCTACCGCCATATCTACTGTTGTAGATGCTTTTTGGTAATGATCTTGAATCCTATCTTTATATCGACAGATTAAAGTATGTAGTCGATCAATTGCTCGATCAATAGAAACATACATATCTGTACTTGTAGCTTCTGCTTTAATCTTAAGATGATCGAGTTTGACCATTAATACACAGGTATGTTCAACTTTATGGACTTCTAATGTAACATGTAGATGCAAGATGTGATTATGCAAACGTTCAATCTTGGAGAGTTTATTCCAGATGTGGTTCTTTATTGAATCGGTTACTTGAACCTGGCGCCCGATAATGTCAATACGGTAACCAAGATCTTGTTCAAATTTATTTTTGTCGCTCATAATACCTCTTATGCTGTTAAACCGATTGCATTTCAATTATATCCCTATCAAGCCAAAATGATCAATATTCATGAGGTTAGTTGTTCAAAGATCTTTTTCGTTTAAAACATACACGTTATCATTTTGATAACATTCATGTATGAACAGAAGATTTCTTCTTCAGCTCTTCTAGCAAGAATAAATCTTGAGGATGGTTGATTTTTATGACATACTTTAAATAAAAAAAAACATAAAAGCTATGCAATTTTCCCCAAAATTCACTATTACTCTTTCCATAGCAAATGCTTTAACTTCCATTGAGCGCACTCGAGGTTTTCTAGAAGCGGCTACACTCTCAGAAGATTGGATAGCCAAAATGCAAACTAGAGCCCTTATTCTCGAAGCTCACCATACTACTCATATTGAAGGCACCCATTTAAGCTTAGACCAATCTGAAAAGCTACTTTCTGGGAAAAAATTATCCAAAGTAGATGCTGAAGATGTAAGAGAATTGTTAAACTATAAAAAAGCTTTTGATTTTGTAGCTGGCTACCTCCTTTCTCAAAAACCTATTACTGAAGGATTGATCCGAGAAATTCACAAAAAGCTAGTCGATAAAGTTCGAGGAAACAATGCCCAACCAGGTCAATATAGAAATGTCCAAAACTATGTAGCTAACTCAAAAACTAAAGAGATAATTTACACTCCTCCAGCAGCCTATGAAGTTCCTTTTCTTATGGCTCAATTAGTGGATTGGATACAAAATGAGCAAACAATTCCCTCTGTTCTTGTATCTGGCATTGCACAATTTCAATTAGTTCATATCCATCCTTTTCTAGACGGCAATGGCAGAACAGCCCGACTTTTGTCCACTTTATGTCTTTATAAGTTCGGCTATGATTTCAAAAAGCTTTTTACAATAAGTGAATATTACGATCGGAATCGAGCTAGTTATTACAAAGCTATTCAGTCTGTTAGAGACAAGAATATGGACATGACTGTTTGGCTAGAATATTTTTCCAAAGCTCTAGAAACTCAAATGCAAGAAATCCAACTTAAGGGCACCCATGCTATGAAGTTAGATATTTTTGTAGCAAAATACAAACTCTCCAAAAGACAAAAACAGCTATTACAACAACTTTTAGAAACAAACGAAGATTTTACTATTCAGCAATATGAATCATATTACCCGAACGTAAATAGACGTACTCTACAAAGGGACCTTTCTGATCTAGTAGAGAAAAAGCTGATTTGCCAAATGGGGGGGAAAAAAGTAACCTATTATCGAATAAACCTAGCTTGATTTTTTCTGCGACATTTCTGCGACATTTCTGCGACATTTTTTACTTCTTTTTGTCGCATAAACCTTCTAAGTCTTTAACATTCAAGTTTTAAAAAAATTGCACCGAACAGGACTTGAACCTGTAACCACCCGGTTCGAAGCCGGGTACTCTATCCGATTGAGCTATCGGTGCTAAACTTTGAAGATCAAGATAGGTTACTCTCTTAAAGGTAAAAAAACAATCTCCATCTTCTTTTCAAAGAGACAATAAACTATGCTTAAATTCTATGGAATATGAAAAAACAGAAGGAATTGTTTTACGTTCTCTGCCCTATCAAGATAAGAATCGGATCGTCACGGTTTTTACAAATTGTTATGGGATTCTGCAATTTATCATTAAAGGGATCTCGGCCAAAAGAACGGATAAATTAGCGCTAAGCTCTCCTCTTTGTCAGGGAGAATATCTTTTTTATCGTGGTAAAAGCAGTCTCATGCATTTTGTAGATGGATCGGTTTTAAGCGAACATCTACAATTGCGCACAAAAATGCAACACATCCAAGCAGCAGCAAACCTAGTGCAAATTATATTAACTTCTCAATTACCTGATAAACCAGCTCCCAAAGTCTATCAATTTTTCTATAAATGCTTGAGAGCTATTCCCTATTTTGAAGATACAGCTGTTTTAACCAATAGCTTTTGTATAAAATTGCTCAAGCAAGAAGGATTACTTGCCCTACAACCTTTTTGCAGCCAATGCAAAAAAGAAGCAATGGCACTTCATCATGGAGAAAGTTTTTGCAGTTTTCATGCACCAAAATTTTCTTATAAATTTTCACAAGAACAATGGGATATCTTATTGACATTAGCTTATGCGACTACCTTTTCCCAACTTCAAAACCTTGTTTCATCAGAATATTTGAATGAAAAAATCAATCAGGTCTTTCAAGAAAATACTTGAAACATTTACTTTAAAATTATGAAAGCTTCCTTTCCCATTTTTTTACTCTATTTTATCGATAATTTTAGCTTAGCGCTTGTGATTCCCGTTTTATCTTCTGTTATTTTTGGTTCTCAGTCCCATCTAATTACCTCTAGTTTATTTTGGAAAAATATTAGCCTTGCCACCTTAGGAACGGTCTTTCCTTTAGCTTTGCTCTTTGGGGCTCCTTTAATAGGAATCGTTTCAGATGCAATCGGCAGGAAGAAATCGTTTTATATTACCATTACTGGGATGGTTTTGGGTAACTTGCTCGTTGCCTTTGCATTTTATGTTTCCCATTTTATTTTATTAGTTCTAGGGCGTTTAATATCTGGTTTTTTCTCAGGGAATACCGGTTTATGTTTAACTGTGATCTCCGATTTGAATCCTGATCAATCTAAGCGTTCCAAATATTTTGGTTATCTAACTGGTATAGGAGGATTTGGTTGGTTATCTGCTATGTTTGCCGGAGGTGTTCTAACCAATCGTAAATTTGATTCTCATTTCTCCCCTTCATTGCCTTTTATAATAGCAGCTCTTATGGGAATCGTGAATTTAATAGCCTTAATTTATTTATTTAAAGAAACACATCCGAAAAAGAAGAAGATTAAATGGGAACTTGCTAGGGGGCCTAAAAAACTAATCAAGGTTTTTCGTATTTCTAAATTGCGTTTTTTACTTTTCATCCAGTCCTTATTTTTATTAAGTTGGATGATGATTTTTCAATCTTTTTCCTCTTATTCTCTTTTAGAATTTAATTCTCCTCCGACCTGGATCGCCTTATGTTTTTTAGGACTTAGCTGGATTCTAGGAAGCTCTTTAATTAACCGCTTTTTAATCAAATGGTTTTCTTTAATGAATATCCCTTGCTACGGTTTATTAGCTTTAAGTCTGCTACTTTGCATAGCCTCTTTTGCTCATAAGTTTGTATCTTTATCTGTTTTTGATTGCGCAGCGGCCTTTATCGCTTCTTTTACAGCAGCAAATATATTCAACCTAATCTCCTTTTCTGCTCCATCACGTATTCAAGGAGAAATCATGGGGTTGAGTCAAGCAGTGATTGCAATGACTCAAATCTTAGCTCCGATAGCCATTGGACTTTTCTTTCTACATTATACTCTTATCTATTTGACGGCCTCGGCTATTGCTTTAGGAGCATTTTTACTTTTGCTATTCCACAAACCTTCTTTGCAATCTAAAATCGATGAGCTTCAAGCTGAAAAAAACTTAAATTAGCAAACTTAAATTACATAGAAACCAATTTTATTTTTTCAATTTGTTTTTGAAAAAATTCTGCATTCCAATTCTCGACAAATTTTCTATCTTCTAGCCGAAGAAAATTTTCCACATCGCGTTGTGCTAATTTCCAATTTACAGAAGCAATTTTTTTTTCAAATTCTTTGTAAAGCCATTTTTTATTGCAGGGTATGTCTTTTTTTTTATATGGACCAGCTTGATAAAGAGCATTTTTCAATAAAAAATCATTGACGGGGACTTTTTTTAAGAGATACCATAGAAAGTCAAACCAATCTCGTCCTTTT
This window encodes:
- the raiA gene encoding ribosome-associated translation inhibitor RaiA, with amino-acid sequence MSDKNKFEQDLGYRIDIIGRQVQVTDSIKNHIWNKLSKIERLHNHILHLHVTLEVHKVEHTCVLMVKLDHLKIKAEATSTDMYVSIDRAIDRLHTLICRYKDRIQDHYQKASTTVDMAVDIFKKSEVDQINAEIEEENREREIQALLPPMIIDTKVKPLKTLNTEEALMRIDLSQDQFLVFRAEEDLKLKVLYRRKDGHYGLIRPE
- a CDS encoding Fic family protein; the protein is MQFSPKFTITLSIANALTSIERTRGFLEAATLSEDWIAKMQTRALILEAHHTTHIEGTHLSLDQSEKLLSGKKLSKVDAEDVRELLNYKKAFDFVAGYLLSQKPITEGLIREIHKKLVDKVRGNNAQPGQYRNVQNYVANSKTKEIIYTPPAAYEVPFLMAQLVDWIQNEQTIPSVLVSGIAQFQLVHIHPFLDGNGRTARLLSTLCLYKFGYDFKKLFTISEYYDRNRASYYKAIQSVRDKNMDMTVWLEYFSKALETQMQEIQLKGTHAMKLDIFVAKYKLSKRQKQLLQQLLETNEDFTIQQYESYYPNVNRRTLQRDLSDLVEKKLICQMGGKKVTYYRINLA
- the recO gene encoding DNA repair protein RecO translates to MEYEKTEGIVLRSLPYQDKNRIVTVFTNCYGILQFIIKGISAKRTDKLALSSPLCQGEYLFYRGKSSLMHFVDGSVLSEHLQLRTKMQHIQAAANLVQIILTSQLPDKPAPKVYQFFYKCLRAIPYFEDTAVLTNSFCIKLLKQEGLLALQPFCSQCKKEAMALHHGESFCSFHAPKFSYKFSQEQWDILLTLAYATTFSQLQNLVSSEYLNEKINQVFQENT
- a CDS encoding MFS transporter, producing the protein MKASFPIFLLYFIDNFSLALVIPVLSSVIFGSQSHLITSSLFWKNISLATLGTVFPLALLFGAPLIGIVSDAIGRKKSFYITITGMVLGNLLVAFAFYVSHFILLVLGRLISGFFSGNTGLCLTVISDLNPDQSKRSKYFGYLTGIGGFGWLSAMFAGGVLTNRKFDSHFSPSLPFIIAALMGIVNLIALIYLFKETHPKKKKIKWELARGPKKLIKVFRISKLRFLLFIQSLFLLSWMMIFQSFSSYSLLEFNSPPTWIALCFLGLSWILGSSLINRFLIKWFSLMNIPCYGLLALSLLLCIASFAHKFVSLSVFDCAAAFIASFTAANIFNLISFSAPSRIQGEIMGLSQAVIAMTQILAPIAIGLFFLHYTLIYLTASAIALGAFLLLLFHKPSLQSKIDELQAEKNLN